Part of the Solanum pennellii chromosome 10, SPENNV200 genome is shown below.
CCTTCGCAATCATACCCACAAACATAacatatagtattttttttcgtACTTCTTCAAATATAAACTCGAAAATCTcaccatcaaaataataaatcaattgaaaaagaaactCCTTATACATACATAAAGGAAAGTGAActactattttaattaatactaatatataaaacaatatttaaaatgagaTCTATCAATATAAGAACCCATAAACTTTAAACATTAGACCTGCCTTTGACAGTAAACCACAAtaactaaatttaataatacTCATACTAAATTAAAGGGTGACATTTGCTTACTAAGAACAATCAAGATTgggttcaaaatattttttgtcattgGTGAAATGTTTAATGATTTTTCTTTGAGAAtgagtagaagaagaagagtttTTGATAGAGAAATGTATGAATGACTATGATAGAAAGTCTATTAATAACAAATACtagtatatgattttttttttaaattctatttttgtaCATATTTAGTTTAGTAAGACATATTCTCATAAGTGCCTTTTAATTTTGGTGTGCAATCAATATCCCCATAAATATTTGTACTGattaatttgtaatttattttattctttaatttctatAATCAAAAATCCAGTAATCATAAATTTTCCTTGAAATACACtaatataattatgattttaattaaattattgatcCCATTTATGATTAAAACTAGGAAATTTAAGTGCGCTTTGCGCAAttattcaataattaatttactttCATCGATTTTATATTCACTCTATTGTCTGCTTAACTATATTATATGAactcttttattaattttgtctatcttttttatattctcCAATTAAAACAGTGTCAAAgttaattgttattttcttatatatttcgTCCATCCCACTTTAAATAGGTCACCTATATTACAATTGCTctcattatttatgaaaaaatcaaaacattctCTACAATGAAAATTCTACCCAAATAAAACTACATCTAACCAAATATACTGAAGATAATTTTAAAGCaagagaataaataaaaaagagaattctatgttataaatatttgaattaaataaaaataaaaaataacttacatATTTACGAATAGTTTGTTattctaatttcatatattaaacAAATTTAAGATAATCATACAAAGTATACTTTTATTCTGTGATTCGATAAATAGAATGACTTTCTAAATGAAATATCAATAGTTAAGTgatttttcaaatgaaatatcaataattgaatgacttttaaattataaaaaaataaaatgactttCTAATTAAgtaaacaacaaaagaaataacaaaaagaagaaaatactaataaaaatgaGTAAAAGTCCAAAGATTGAAAATAACAGAGAATACCTTTGCTGTTTTTTatcctttaattaaaaattaagagtAAAGAGAAAAACTGAAAGAAgtatatttgataaattaaaaagaagcaAATAAGGAAACGAAATTGTAACATAGAGTTTAGATTTAAGttactttattataaataatataaaagatgCATCAAATAGGAAAAATCTAATGATGTATTAAACAGGACTAATGATGCATTAAACAGGAAAAATCTATTATTTTCGTGAtgtgtttaaaatttattgctAATTCAGTATTATTTATAAGATTAATGTTTCTTTTATTGTTAATGCTGCATTTATATTAACATTAGTGaaaattagttatataatattttttatagtaatattcTCAAATGTAGCATTAGAGTTAGACCTTTCAAAaatcaacattttatatatcAGTTTATAGCATATTAAAGGATGAATTTAAATAATGtaaaacatttattttcaaaagaattttgtaaaaaaaacggatcaatttttaaatggaaagtatcatcttttattatttaaattaggGATAATACCCAATTACCCCcctagcctatacccaaaatccctacgacacaccttatctttgatgaggtcctattaccccctccaacttttttttaagtaatatattacCCCTTGCGTGCCTACGTGACAAAAATAATCTGCAAGGTCGATTTGTTTGTTGAACACGCGCCAGGACCCACTTTTTCAGTTTTCGATAAAGTGACTTTAATGATATATACTCCTCCTCTCTCACGTCCCACCCCACTCCCTATACCCCATAATTAATAAATCTatatgaataaagataatgagttttgtttcaaattgttaatattgatcttttattattttatcatttggtttaatataattatcaagttcagaattaataatcgacataaaataagaattaataatcgacataaaaagatgtaaagaatatattaaattttactttacctTTTCAAATCAAGGAGCTTGAATGATAATGGATGGAGCTTCTTCAAAAATGAAGAACCATAAACATGgggttattttttgaaaagaggaagaagatgctttgagagaaacaataaaatttatttttgaattttttttcaaattgcttTGACACGTGGCTCATTTTTATTGGCCATTGTTAGCCAAAAGCTGCACTCACTCTGCACTCACTCCGCACTCACGCGCCCTACATGGATGAAATCACGATTTTTGCCACGTAGGCACGCAAGGGgtaatatattacttaaaaaaaaattggagggggtaataggacctcatcaaagataaggtgtgtcgtagggattttgggtataggctaggggggtaattgagtattatccctttaaattaattacatttaatAAAGATAATAACTGATTAGCACTTATTAaggaagttttaaaaaaatcagattaaCTAGTTACCTTAAAAATCTCAATTtagttaaaatcaaatttaattgtgATTTGATTCCTTAAAACGCTCTAATACAAATAAATCATCGTAAAATCTGTTTTTTTCAGTTATCgtgtttctctttctttttttgcagattgcaattcatttttttagtgatagaatatattttgttgttgaaaaAACGTGATTTGTTGTGATGGACAactatattaatttaacatgGTGGAAGGTGAAATTCTTCAGGttgatatttattatagtttgttgatttgtttttagaaattttattcaatttacagATTATTGATTGTTTTGTTTCACACACCATTTTTGTATATACCATACTAGAACCAACACGGCACAGATAGAAGTatagatttttaataaaattgaacaTTCGAGTAATACGTATtgtatgaaaaaatgaaattgattgTACAGTGTATTTAGTAAATATgctagaaaaaattatttataatgttgTTAATCGTTGATGTATAAAATTTGTACTAAACGtgtatgaaatttataataatttatttaatatatttgtatgaaTTTCATTTTGATAAGCATTGTATTGTTTGTTTTTGGATGATGAaagtatgatttattttaaatatgaattatgttttgAATAGCATTTTATGTATATTACATGATGAAAAATTAAGTGTTCTTTATGTATTCATTCAGTTATATGTTGGATGTTTTAAGAAAATACAGATTTTGAATAGCTGTTTCTATTTTGGTAAGGTAATGTTTTGACTTAATTGTGTATGAAGTGAGTATGAAATGTGTATTCTTGTCATAGTTAGTATGTTGTGAATAGCAATGTCGATATGGCATGTGATGGTGAAAGTTATACTTATTATGTATGAAAtaactattaaatttttttttgtgtatgaaCTATCTTTTCAAGAGAATACAATTCCATCCGTTTGACCGGAGTGAATTTAGACGGAGATGTCGATGAGAATAGTGAAGAGATAATGATGTAATAAGTGACCATTCTAACTTATTTGTAGCTGAGAATCAGATTTACAATAATAGGGAAACACTTAAGGAGGTTAGGAGGCATGTTGGACTTGTCGAAAAATTTAGTTTTCGTGTTTCGCGTTTTAATGCATCTAAGTAAGTACACatcatttttttaagttatgtattttatttgattgatttagctttataaaatttaaacgtatattttatttttttgaaacagTTATCACCTGACTTGTCTTTCTGATACTTGTTCTTGGATGATGAGATCATCTAGTTTGAATAGATCAAATTATTCAAAGTCAGGAAGTACAATGTTGAACACACTTGTTCTGTTAGAGATAGAGTGTATGTAAGACGTCAGGGGATAACTGCCGTTGTAGCTGTCTCAATAACGGATAAGTATGTTGATCCATTTACCGTATACACTTCAAAGGATATAGCTGAGGATATTTTAAAATTGCATAGTGTTTCGCTAACATACATACAGGGGTGGAGAGCTAAGGAAAAAACGATAAAATTGATGCGTGGAGATCCGGCCGAATCATATGCCAAACTACCACGTAATTTAGgtgtaaattatgaatttaaaatttttttaattgtaaaaatgaaaaaactgctatatagtttgttttttttaatggaattgaattttttgtttagtaTTCTTTATGAATCACTTTTAtatcctttatatatataattatagttaAATATGTAATACATTATGTATCTTTTTTGTATCAATTAAGTGTTCTTTATGTATCCATTCAGTTATATATGGTGATGTTTTATGATGTTAGAcagtattattatataattgtaaaaaTTTCAAGTTATCTATACATATTGGAGCAAATATATTCTGGATCGATTTcgaaaatagaaaagaaaaaatgtgataaattctTATACGCATTTGTTGCATTAGAAGCTTGTATTAAAGGCTGGAGTATTGTAGGTCAATTGTAGTTGTTGATGGGACAGGTTTAAAATGTTCATATGGTGGTACAATATTGACTGTCAGCACCATGGATATGGGAGGTAGTTTTTGATCCCATATATTTTTACGcttatacaatataataaaatgtgATGTAAATTATGTTTCAAAttgtgtgatattttttttttcaaaaaatggaTCAGTTCATATACTTCAGTTGGCGTATGCAATAGTGGATTTTGAAAATGACGCTTCATGGACCTGGTTCTTTGAACAGTTTAAGAAAGCGTATGGAGTTAGACAAAACATGTGTTTTATGTCAGATATTTCGGTCCCTTTTCAGGTGCTCTCATTTCGAACAGttgagtttttttgtttttttttttttttaaatctttgtTAGTCTTTGGCTCTCAATTTTATACTAGAAGAGCTTGTTTGTTgaatcatgtgggatacatatATACCGGGTGAAATATCCTCAGGGATAATGCCTTTCGACACGCCTCAAGCTATGAAAATTTCCTACAAGAGTTAGTAATGAAATACATGTTTTGGTGAATTCAATACAAGTGTTTATATTGAAGTATTTTTCGTAAGAATTTTCAAGTTTAACATTCTTGCCAAAAATAAAGTAGaaggaaaatatcaaatatacaaaTCTAATTAATTGTCTTTCAAGACTCatcattacaaaaaaaaaacaggaatTAGCGataataagtttttttataGCTACATAGAAAAGTTCATCACTATTCCTATTTAGCAACAAATTATCAAAAACTTATACTAgttacaaacattttaactgACGAATTTCATAGCtaatttttctgaaaataatGTTCAATGTCACAATACAATAAGTTTGTTacttttctttctcttctttcttctctttcttttctttttcttctttctcttctttctcttcttcccCGTCACCTCGCCATAAATCAGACAATGTAGGAAGTTTGTATTCGCCACTATAAGTAAGGGGAATGGTGAAGTTACCAAATACAGGAAGATCAATAATAAAACCCAATTCAAGTGTATAATCTATGTCCCAATCTGCTGCAATATCCCTCACTAAGCTCAAGATCGCGCTGTGTGGAACCTTTGCTGGCACGTCTACTAGGGTTGTGGTTTTCGCCTTCAATGAGCCAGGGTCTGGAATTGTACCGGTAGCTACTATCCTGGAATTCAATTTAAAGTAGAGCAGTCAATAAGAGCAAGAGAAAAGTGAATTTTGTGTGATGAACTTTACAATTTAGGTGACTTTTAcgtaaaaataagttaatatagAAAAGTGAATTTTGTGCGACAGAATCAAAGTTATTGGTTAATCAGTAGTGAAATTTACCCTAAAAGCGAAATGAACTTACAAACCTATCTTTTCTATATTGTTTTTCTATTATGTTACTTAGAAATATGTAGTTGAGCCAAACACGACTTTTTATCCCACACAAAAGTTggattatgatttttgtatattCTATTTTTACACTAGGTATATCGTAATTGTTATAATTAcgtattgttattattgttattagaAGGCTTCTACAAGATTTTAACGTCTTAATAATTTCGTTGAAGCCATCAATTTGTAAGAGAAAAAACCTAAAATAGTTCCTTAAGTTTGGGCGTAGACTCACTAAATAAGGGCCCTATTCACCAAAAGTCGGAAAATCGATAAAGaccacatatttttttatagtttagtttgttttttattttgaatttgaaaaatcaacaacatttaGCTTAGATATGatatcaaacaaaataatattgaaaaaatcgAACCAACTTAACTATATAAATACCTAATTCAAATCATAATTGCACATATATAACTCAAAAAGAACAACTCATgtaatttgtttcaaaataaatttagatgATTTTAGTTCCCTTACGAACTCAAATTGAATCATAAACATCCCTAACAATTAATAGCACAAGACCTAAAGATCGATGTTCATAATGGACCTATCATTTAACGTATCGTATAAATACCATATAGTAATTTTAGATTTTGTACCTGCTGCCCCCACATTTTACAACATAAGCAATCTCCATGATAGGAATTGGAACATTGTAAGGATTTGTAACAGAAACTTTAgcatgatatgaaatgctatcAAAGTTAATATTCTTCACATCCACCTCCATAACCGTTGCTTCTGGCTTCTCCATCTCCGCCACCTTCTCCGCCACCTTCTCTGATACGTAATTCTTTGCCTTGTCTACGTAATCCATCCTTCACGAACAAATATTTTAGATTTGAGTTTCGATTTACTTTTGAAGGAAACAATGAGATTGTCGATATATAAGATAAGATAGACTTGAATTTCTGTCAATCGATATATTCGAACTAGTTATATGATGTGAAAAAAATTAGATTGGATTTCTTGTTATGACAAGATGGATTAACTAAATCCACGGCCGGCTAtccatttatttctttaattactCATGTGTTGTATTGATTTGCATTATTACGTTATATGTTAggatgataaatatatatttttctaaaaaagtatAGAGATATATTATAAAGGTAAATGACAGAAATCTCACATTTAAGttctcttattaccattattcCCTTTTAGTTTTACAAATCTCCAAAATCCCTCATTTTCACACATCAAATTAACGTATCAgcacatcaaattaatgtatctcgcacatcaaattaatatatatcgcgcatcagattaatgtatcttgtataaaatgtacatcagattagtgtattatgtataaaatgtaatgtatcgtacttaacgattaatgtatctcgcacatcagattaatgtatcaaaggttatattattatatcatttgaGGGATTTTTGTAGTTATATACTTATAAGGGACAAATggtaattttaccttaaaagtaTATGATTTTTGTCCTTTACCTTTAGGTAAAAGGAGCAAAAAcgcatattttaatttaatttccaATTGAATATGCTTTATGAAATATTACAATTATCAATGGTTAAATGACAAAAAATGGGATAATATCCCTTGGCTTaatcaataaaacaaataatcCAATGAATTTAACGTGTTGTATACAATAGAATTGGAAATTGTTATGATGTTGGTTTATGGGATGGAGGGAGTATTATGCATCATCTATTTTAGTAAGATGACAAGtattaagaaataaagaagattaaatataaaaatgtgtttgtttgaattgattaaaaaaatgtattatataaattaaagcatgaaaaatatcaaattcatttcatatcctttaaaaaaatatttatcactttATCGCAACTCGTCCATTACAACAGTATTCTACTGCCCATTTGTTGATCATTGAATATGTTTATTCTTTCATGGTTAGACagttttaaaagtttgaaatattttttgtgcTCAAGATATTCTCTCTtggaatcattcttttttaagaatagATATATGCCACTCATTTGGTTTTACCTTATA
Proteins encoded:
- the LOC107002035 gene encoding desiccation protectant protein Lea14 homolog, giving the protein MDYVDKAKNYVSEKVAEKVAEMEKPEATVMEVDVKNINFDSISYHAKVSVTNPYNVPIPIMEIAYVVKCGGSRIVATGTIPDPGSLKAKTTTLVDVPAKVPHSAILSLVRDIAADWDIDYTLELGFIIDLPVFGNFTIPLTYSGEYKLPTLSDLWRGDGEEEKEEKEEKEKKEKKEEKEK